A window of the Algoriphagus halophilus genome harbors these coding sequences:
- a CDS encoding alpha-ketoacid dehydrogenase subunit alpha/beta has protein sequence METATNQASCLTFDRKNFSDEFLLSLYESLIKPRRIEEKMLILLRQGKITKWFSGWGQEAISIGAVHALDSQEFILPMHRNLGIFTGRDIPLERLFAQFQGKLSGFTKGRDRSFHFGSLDHHIVGMISHLGPQMAIADGIALAHKLSDEPKVTLVFTGDGASSEGDFHEGLNVAAVWKLPVIFLVEHNGYGLSTPSEEQFAFKNFTEKGPGYGMEAIRVQGNNVLEVYDTILKLAEDIRKNPRPVLVEAITFRMRGHEEASGTKYVPSQLMEDWSKLDPVENYEKYLEETGILSDKVKDRINKKVKKEINDALEIAFAEAPISPSLEFELQDVYAPFTQEVVNPKTVAPTSEKRLVDAISDSLRESMMKYPKLILMGQDIGEYGGVFKITDGFKKEFGAERVRNTPLCESAIIGAGLGLAINGYKAMVEMQFADFVSVGFNQIVNNLAKIHYRWGQQADVVVRMPTGAGMAAGPFHSQSNEAWFFHTPGLKIVYPSNPYDAKGLLNAAFEDPNPYLYFEHKGLYRSISESIPDEYYTVEIGKANLIKKGDQVSIITYGMGVHWASAAASELGIDADILDLRTLLPWDKEAVKETVKKTGKVIFLQEDCLTGGIGAEICAWISEHCFTYLDAPVMREGSLDTPVPFSPNLEKQFLPVERFREKLTSLIEY, from the coding sequence ATGGAAACAGCAACCAATCAAGCTTCTTGCCTGACTTTTGACAGGAAAAACTTTTCGGATGAATTTCTCCTTTCTCTCTATGAATCTTTAATCAAACCTAGGAGGATTGAAGAAAAAATGCTCATCCTTCTTCGCCAAGGAAAAATCACCAAATGGTTTAGTGGCTGGGGACAAGAAGCTATTTCCATAGGGGCTGTCCATGCACTTGATTCTCAGGAGTTCATTTTACCCATGCACCGAAACTTGGGGATTTTCACTGGAAGAGACATCCCGTTAGAGAGACTATTCGCCCAATTTCAAGGAAAGCTTTCGGGCTTTACCAAGGGACGTGATCGTTCCTTTCACTTTGGAAGTTTAGACCATCACATCGTAGGAATGATTTCTCATTTAGGCCCTCAAATGGCGATTGCTGACGGAATTGCTCTGGCACATAAGCTTTCGGATGAACCGAAAGTCACCCTTGTGTTTACAGGAGATGGAGCAAGTTCGGAAGGTGATTTTCATGAAGGCTTGAATGTAGCTGCAGTATGGAAGCTCCCGGTCATCTTCTTGGTAGAACATAATGGATATGGATTATCAACGCCAAGCGAAGAGCAGTTTGCCTTTAAGAATTTTACTGAAAAGGGTCCAGGATATGGAATGGAGGCCATTCGAGTACAGGGAAATAATGTTTTGGAAGTTTATGACACCATCCTAAAGCTTGCGGAGGATATTCGGAAAAACCCAAGGCCAGTTTTAGTAGAAGCGATTACTTTCCGGATGCGTGGACATGAAGAAGCCTCTGGAACAAAGTACGTCCCCTCTCAACTGATGGAGGATTGGAGCAAGTTGGATCCGGTAGAAAATTATGAAAAGTATCTCGAGGAAACTGGAATTCTATCTGACAAGGTCAAAGATCGAATCAATAAAAAAGTAAAAAAGGAGATCAACGATGCTCTAGAAATCGCCTTTGCAGAAGCTCCGATTTCGCCTTCCTTGGAATTTGAATTGCAGGATGTGTATGCTCCCTTTACTCAAGAAGTTGTAAATCCTAAAACCGTAGCTCCTACTTCAGAAAAAAGATTGGTTGATGCAATCAGTGACAGCCTTCGTGAATCCATGATGAAATACCCAAAACTAATTTTAATGGGTCAAGATATTGGAGAATATGGAGGTGTTTTCAAAATCACAGATGGTTTTAAAAAAGAGTTTGGAGCAGAACGTGTAAGAAACACACCTTTGTGCGAAAGCGCTATTATTGGAGCAGGCTTAGGACTAGCTATCAATGGGTATAAAGCCATGGTAGAAATGCAGTTTGCGGACTTTGTCTCTGTAGGATTCAACCAAATCGTCAACAACTTGGCTAAAATACATTACCGGTGGGGTCAACAGGCAGATGTAGTAGTCCGAATGCCAACGGGTGCAGGAATGGCGGCAGGGCCATTTCATAGCCAATCCAATGAAGCCTGGTTTTTTCATACACCAGGTTTAAAGATTGTGTATCCTTCCAATCCATACGATGCCAAAGGTTTACTCAATGCTGCTTTTGAGGACCCAAACCCATATTTGTATTTTGAACATAAAGGACTTTACCGATCTATTAGCGAATCCATACCTGATGAGTATTATACAGTAGAAATTGGAAAAGCGAACCTTATCAAGAAAGGAGACCAAGTTTCCATTATTACTTATGGAATGGGGGTCCATTGGGCATCAGCAGCAGCGTCTGAACTTGGAATAGACGCTGATATTTTAGACCTCAGAACGCTTTTGCCCTGGGATAAAGAAGCGGTGAAAGAAACTGTAAAAAAGACTGGCAAAGTTATCTTTTTGCAGGAAGATTGTTTGACGGGTGGCATTGGAGCAGAGATTTGTGCATGGATTTCTGAGCATTGTTTCACCTATTTAGATGCCCCAGTTATGCGGGAAGGAAGCTTGGATACGCCTGTTCCTTTTTCTCCTAATCTTGAAAAACAGTTTTTGCCTGTGGAAAGATTTAGGGAAAAATTAACTTCTTTAATTGAATATTGA
- a CDS encoding porin family protein has product MRKTLLIIFFLISCTSLKAQFFIGGIHLNGGFPTSKLKSEVDRVMFPTISGIVLYEFYNQPFQVGFELGYGIYGSKLEKRDDLYPGFNDEFRLRRNNNYLSGMAVFRFLPSTSSKLTPYLEIQVGANYLYSRFKIRPSLFEEKVEVGKDMEDWGLGYKVGGGLLIPIPGSEFIKLDLRINYQDGESMRFLTKKDTEYIPTKGNGEFEYHPRYSPLQLINASIGIVVYDAFR; this is encoded by the coding sequence ATGCGAAAAACATTACTTATCATCTTCTTTTTAATTAGTTGTACAAGTTTAAAAGCTCAATTTTTCATAGGTGGAATTCATTTGAATGGTGGTTTCCCCACTTCAAAACTGAAGTCAGAGGTTGACCGAGTGATGTTTCCTACTATTTCAGGTATAGTCTTATATGAGTTTTACAATCAGCCTTTTCAAGTAGGGTTCGAGCTGGGGTATGGAATTTATGGCTCTAAACTGGAAAAAAGGGATGACCTTTATCCAGGTTTTAATGATGAATTCAGGCTAAGGAGAAATAACAATTATTTATCAGGAATGGCAGTATTCCGATTTCTCCCCTCAACAAGCAGCAAACTTACCCCTTACCTAGAAATACAAGTCGGCGCGAACTACCTTTACTCCAGGTTCAAAATCCGCCCTTCTCTTTTTGAGGAAAAAGTAGAAGTGGGAAAGGATATGGAAGATTGGGGACTAGGCTACAAAGTTGGAGGAGGGCTTCTCATACCAATTCCCGGCTCAGAATTTATAAAACTTGATCTAAGAATCAATTATCAGGATGGGGAATCCATGAGGTTTCTTACCAAAAAAGATACAGAATATATCCCCACAAAAGGAAATGGAGAATTTGAATACCATCCTCGCTATAGCCCTCTTCAGCTCATCAATGCATCAATCGGGATCGTAGTGTATGATGCTTTCAGGTAA
- the rimO gene encoding 30S ribosomal protein S12 methylthiotransferase RimO: MKARTLKKDKVNIITMGCSKNLVDSEVLLTQLKGNGINASHESNTDDNNIVIINTCGFIDNAKQESIDTILQYVDAKEQGLVDKVYVTGCLSQRYKDDLEKEIPQVDAFFGTRDLPAILKKFKADYKHELVGERLLTHSSHYAYMKISEGCDRPCSFCAIPLMRGGHISRPIEELVKEAEHKAAGGTKELLLIAQDSTYYGLDLYKKRNLAELMRRLSDVNGIDWIRLHYAYPTGFPMDVIEVMKERDNICNYLDIPLQHGSTDVLKAMRRGTTREKQENLIHSIRDILPDIAIRTTLIAGHPGEGEKEYQEMVDFVERMKFERLGVFTYSHEENTHAFSMEDSIPQEVKQERANHLMEIQEQISFELNQDKVGKTFKVLIDKKEGGHFVGRTEYDSVEVDNEVLIDASKHYCRVGDFVHVKINEATEFDLYGDVVE; the protein is encoded by the coding sequence GTGAAAGCTAGAACTCTTAAGAAAGACAAAGTAAATATCATCACCATGGGTTGCTCCAAGAATCTGGTAGATTCAGAAGTTCTACTCACCCAACTCAAAGGGAATGGGATCAATGCAAGTCATGAATCCAATACCGATGATAATAACATTGTCATCATAAACACCTGTGGGTTTATTGATAATGCAAAGCAGGAGTCGATTGATACGATTTTACAGTATGTCGATGCCAAAGAGCAAGGTTTAGTGGATAAAGTATATGTGACTGGATGTCTTTCTCAACGCTACAAAGATGATTTGGAGAAAGAGATTCCTCAAGTGGATGCATTTTTTGGCACCCGTGATCTGCCCGCTATATTGAAGAAGTTCAAAGCAGATTACAAGCATGAATTGGTAGGGGAGAGATTGTTGACTCATTCATCTCATTATGCCTACATGAAGATTTCTGAAGGCTGTGATAGGCCATGTTCATTTTGTGCGATTCCTTTGATGCGTGGAGGCCATATTTCCAGACCAATTGAGGAATTAGTAAAGGAGGCGGAGCACAAAGCGGCTGGAGGCACAAAGGAATTACTACTGATAGCCCAGGATTCAACATATTATGGTTTGGACCTGTATAAAAAGAGAAATCTGGCAGAATTGATGCGTAGGCTTTCTGATGTCAATGGCATTGACTGGATCCGTTTACATTATGCCTATCCAACGGGGTTCCCAATGGATGTGATCGAGGTGATGAAGGAGCGTGATAATATTTGTAATTACCTGGATATTCCACTTCAACATGGCTCCACAGATGTGTTGAAAGCCATGCGTCGTGGAACAACCCGCGAAAAGCAAGAAAACCTGATTCACAGTATCCGTGATATTTTACCGGACATTGCTATTCGAACTACCCTGATAGCTGGACATCCAGGAGAAGGTGAGAAGGAATACCAGGAGATGGTTGACTTTGTGGAGCGAATGAAATTTGAGCGCTTGGGAGTGTTTACTTATTCTCATGAAGAAAATACCCATGCATTTTCTATGGAAGATTCCATCCCTCAGGAGGTGAAGCAAGAGCGGGCAAACCACCTGATGGAGATTCAGGAGCAGATATCTTTTGAATTGAATCAGGATAAAGTTGGCAAGACTTTCAAAGTTCTAATAGATAAGAAAGAAGGCGGGCATTTCGTAGGACGTACAGAATATGATTCAGTAGAAGTGGATAATGAAGTCCTGATCGATGCATCGAAACATTATTGCCGAGTGGGAGATTTTGTCCATGTGAAAATCAATGAGGCGACAGAGTTTGATTTGTATGGAGATGTAGTCGAATAG
- a CDS encoding DUF5723 family protein: protein MKKSFLLFIYSFLFIGFSHSVYSQSFLGGQIDNREGIHSITMNPANTAGTKMKVDINILSVSTYVGSDYLNINWRELSSIKEWLTFSDLSFDPKFETTPTKHNNFFGNLDILGPSVLFNIDESNSVALTTRVRSFFNLHNLGGELYKLTTEGTYDENFNFDMEDVNGIIHAWGEIGGSYSRIVLNKNRSLLKVGVTLKYLFGAGGIYGYSGEIGANYLAGLQALTTSGNLNFGYTTNGRDNDVSFSNISSGFGGDLGIVYEYHPDHMIDKSTSYRFKLGASLTDIGSIKYSKSSQYLYLLDGTIDFSKLSDSGIIELIEDNFEGTEIGNTVKIGLPTALQVYGDFVLSQKFHISAQGAISLRTNNFAPLSQITNTFLVTPRFESKWFSLFSPVGVRKYDSALNWGLGFRVGPFIMGSGSILSNLLRKYNNSVDIYGGVKIPIYKK, encoded by the coding sequence ATGAAAAAAAGTTTTCTCCTCTTTATTTATTCATTCCTTTTTATTGGCTTTTCTCATTCTGTTTATTCCCAATCATTTTTAGGCGGTCAGATCGATAATCGGGAAGGAATCCATTCCATTACCATGAACCCCGCCAATACTGCTGGCACCAAGATGAAAGTTGACATAAATATTCTTTCTGTCAGTACCTATGTAGGAAGTGATTATTTAAATATCAATTGGAGAGAATTATCATCCATAAAAGAATGGCTAACTTTTAGTGACCTAAGTTTTGACCCTAAATTCGAAACCACTCCAACCAAGCACAATAATTTTTTTGGGAACTTAGATATATTAGGACCATCTGTTCTTTTTAATATAGATGAATCCAATAGCGTTGCTTTAACCACCAGAGTAAGGTCTTTCTTTAATCTCCATAATTTAGGAGGTGAACTTTATAAATTAACTACTGAAGGCACTTATGATGAGAACTTCAATTTTGACATGGAAGATGTGAACGGTATTATCCATGCCTGGGGAGAAATTGGAGGTTCCTATTCAAGAATAGTACTCAATAAAAATCGCTCTCTTCTAAAAGTTGGAGTCACCTTAAAATACCTATTTGGAGCAGGAGGAATTTATGGTTACAGTGGAGAAATTGGAGCCAATTATTTGGCAGGCTTACAGGCCTTAACTACCTCTGGAAACTTAAATTTTGGATATACTACCAATGGAAGAGATAACGATGTAAGTTTTTCCAACATTAGTTCCGGATTCGGAGGTGATTTAGGAATTGTTTATGAGTACCACCCTGATCATATGATCGATAAAAGCACTTCCTATAGATTTAAGCTAGGAGCATCCCTCACTGACATCGGATCAATTAAGTATAGTAAATCCTCACAATATTTATATTTATTGGACGGGACTATTGACTTTTCAAAATTATCTGATTCAGGAATTATTGAACTAATAGAAGATAATTTTGAAGGTACTGAAATTGGGAATACAGTAAAAATTGGATTACCTACAGCCCTTCAGGTTTATGGAGATTTCGTTTTAAGTCAAAAATTTCATATTAGTGCACAAGGAGCCATTTCGCTGAGAACAAATAATTTTGCTCCCTTAAGTCAGATAACAAATACCTTTTTGGTTACACCTAGATTTGAAAGCAAATGGTTTAGCCTATTTAGTCCAGTGGGTGTTAGAAAATATGATTCAGCGCTCAATTGGGGACTAGGGTTTAGAGTTGGACCTTTTATTATGGGATCCGGAAGTATCCTTTCAAACCTATTAAGGAAATATAACAACAGTGTTGATATTTATGGTGGAGTAAAAATCCCTATTTATAAAAAATAG
- a CDS encoding toxin-antitoxin system YwqK family antitoxin, producing MLNIVLSILLSFLFQAPEEQAYFYFGNDNLIGVGNLVEGKKSGEWKVYSKTNPVLSDDSNFNQADPDVFKKYFNQEMPAYVINFINDVPDGIFQENYPSGAIKTLGIFENGVLTKEFKEFYENGELEYAGRLERGKKEGEWHEYYENGQVKSSISYVEGLAEGEAVYYDSDGRIESKLSFSNGKKDGVYQSFFQDGELKEKGTFQDGVPTGEWVSFDPDKNIEFRGNLEEGVRNGEWIEELEVMIGYYRNGNYEKGLKEGRWLVSDTAGNQVQVENYKGGKLISVIALQQGAGLKNEYLVKKGNGQLIFYDDQGFIKAKGKVSKGEINGRWSFYFPGSDRLSSSGRIESSERIGTWNFYSFEGEIIDQIVYKPESKFVTGTNTAEALRTNHSLLRNGNDALGTAYSKFSPFAPLRTVY from the coding sequence ATGTTAAACATAGTTCTTTCCATCCTTTTGAGTTTCTTATTTCAGGCTCCAGAGGAGCAAGCATATTTTTATTTCGGGAATGATAATCTCATTGGAGTCGGTAATCTCGTAGAGGGGAAAAAATCAGGAGAATGGAAAGTTTATTCCAAAACCAATCCAGTTTTATCTGATGATTCTAACTTTAACCAAGCGGATCCTGATGTCTTCAAAAAATATTTTAATCAGGAGATGCCTGCTTATGTAATCAATTTTATAAATGATGTCCCTGATGGGATTTTTCAGGAAAATTATCCTAGTGGAGCGATTAAAACCCTTGGCATATTTGAAAATGGAGTGTTAACAAAGGAGTTCAAGGAATTTTATGAAAATGGAGAACTGGAATATGCTGGGCGATTGGAAAGAGGAAAAAAGGAAGGGGAGTGGCATGAGTATTATGAGAATGGTCAAGTGAAATCATCTATTTCCTATGTTGAAGGATTGGCTGAGGGTGAAGCAGTTTATTATGATTCAGATGGGCGGATAGAGTCGAAACTTTCTTTCTCAAATGGCAAAAAAGATGGAGTCTATCAATCATTTTTTCAGGATGGTGAACTAAAGGAAAAGGGAACCTTTCAAGATGGTGTTCCAACAGGGGAATGGGTATCCTTTGATCCTGATAAAAACATTGAATTCCGTGGAAATCTTGAAGAGGGGGTTCGAAATGGGGAATGGATTGAGGAATTAGAGGTTATGATAGGATATTACAGGAATGGGAATTATGAAAAAGGCCTGAAAGAAGGAAGGTGGTTAGTGAGCGATACCGCAGGAAACCAAGTGCAAGTTGAAAATTATAAAGGAGGAAAGCTTATTTCTGTAATAGCACTCCAGCAAGGAGCAGGGCTTAAAAATGAATATTTGGTCAAGAAGGGGAACGGGCAACTTATTTTTTATGATGATCAAGGCTTTATTAAAGCGAAAGGAAAAGTGTCCAAAGGAGAAATAAATGGAAGGTGGAGCTTCTATTTCCCTGGTTCAGATAGACTTTCCTCCTCAGGAAGAATCGAATCATCAGAACGAATAGGAACTTGGAACTTCTACAGTTTTGAAGGTGAAATCATTGATCAAATAGTATATAAACCAGAATCAAAATTTGTAACTGGTACTAATACAGCAGAGGCTCTTCGAACCAATCATTCACTCCTAAGAAACGGTAATGATGCTTTGGGGACGGCATATAGCAAGTTCTCACCATTTGCACCCTTGAGAACTGTTTATTGA
- a CDS encoding glycoside hydrolase family 5 protein, giving the protein MFSSDSRRDFLKKSMVMGSGIGILGGVPMQAIEEMTKPKNKLPAWKGFNLLDFFSDHPDRGRPTKPEYIQWIADWGFDFVRIPISYPSYLSIDRSRAIRPDEVLNFDEARLEKVDELVERCHNHGLHVSLNLHRAPGFCINAGFVEPFNLWKDQEALDAFCAHWEMWAKRYRGISKKKLSFDLVNEPFQREDPNDQHSPGGPVNVEDYHRVAEAALVTIKSVKESRLVIADGNGGGGIAVPELGDLDLAQSCRGYHPFPISHYKASWVYKDPENIPPVNWPLNQGDKVWAIDSIREYYAPWKALIEQGIGVHCGECGGYNKTPHDVFLSWFADVLTVLGENKIGFGIWEFSGAFGVLNSGREDVEYEDWYGEKLDRKFLELLRSQI; this is encoded by the coding sequence ATGTTTAGCTCAGATTCCCGGAGAGACTTTTTAAAAAAATCCATGGTCATGGGTTCTGGTATTGGTATATTGGGAGGAGTCCCTATGCAGGCAATTGAAGAAATGACCAAACCAAAAAATAAACTGCCTGCATGGAAAGGATTTAACCTTTTGGACTTCTTTTCTGATCATCCTGATCGTGGAAGGCCTACCAAACCAGAATATATCCAATGGATTGCAGATTGGGGTTTTGATTTTGTACGGATCCCTATTTCTTACCCTAGCTATTTATCCATTGATAGGAGCAGAGCAATTCGCCCGGATGAAGTTTTGAATTTTGATGAAGCCCGCTTGGAAAAAGTAGACGAACTAGTGGAGAGGTGCCATAATCATGGCTTGCATGTCAGTTTGAATCTTCATAGAGCACCTGGGTTTTGCATCAATGCAGGATTTGTGGAACCCTTTAATCTCTGGAAGGATCAAGAAGCATTGGATGCATTTTGTGCTCACTGGGAAATGTGGGCTAAACGATATCGAGGGATATCCAAAAAGAAGTTAAGCTTTGATTTGGTTAACGAGCCATTTCAACGTGAAGATCCCAATGATCAACATAGTCCAGGTGGTCCCGTCAATGTGGAGGATTATCATAGAGTAGCAGAAGCCGCTTTAGTAACTATAAAATCTGTAAAAGAATCTCGATTAGTAATTGCAGATGGGAATGGGGGAGGAGGAATTGCCGTGCCGGAACTTGGGGATTTAGATCTTGCACAAAGTTGCCGGGGATACCACCCCTTTCCTATTTCTCATTACAAAGCAAGCTGGGTATATAAGGACCCCGAAAATATTCCACCGGTAAATTGGCCATTAAACCAAGGGGATAAAGTGTGGGCGATTGATTCAATTCGGGAATACTATGCGCCTTGGAAAGCACTGATCGAACAGGGAATTGGTGTCCATTGTGGGGAATGTGGAGGCTATAACAAAACTCCACATGATGTTTTTCTTAGTTGGTTTGCAGATGTGTTGACCGTTTTGGGCGAAAACAAGATTGGTTTTGGGATTTGGGAGTTTTCAGGCGCTTTTGGTGTGCTGAATTCCGGAAGGGAAGATGTGGAGTATGAAGATTGGTATGGAGAAAAGTTGGATAGGAAGTTTCTTGAGTTATTGAGATCTCAAATTTGA